The genomic stretch CCTCTATTGGCAGCGGTGGAAAGTTCCGTCTCAAACCTTGGAGCTACTCACCACACTGGTGGTGGATGCGGCTCGAGAGGCGGGATTGCAGCGGATGGAGAACACCGCACCCTGACCTCTGCACGGAACCTCGGTCATCCAGCAACGGCGCAGGGGACATCCGTGCCCACGGGTGGGAATGCTCCCGATGGCTTCTCCCCGAGATTCAGCTGGTTACTTGCTACCGCCGGGCGGACCCACAACTAACAAGACGGAGGTGACAACCGCAACTAAAACAATCCCTACAAGTGCAGCAAGTAGTGGCTTGCGCAGGGCGGTGGCCTGAAGTTTCTCCACGATGCCGTGCGGATCATCGCCGCCCGGTGCCAGGCGCCATGAGTCGCTGAGCATTCCACGACGCAGGATGGACCGCTCGAAGGGCAAAGTGGCGAAGGGAATGACGGCCGAGCCCATGCCGAGGAGTCCTTGCACGAAGCTCCAGCGTTCGTTAGCCCAGACGAAGATTGTCACCAAGATGTAGGAGATGAAAACCACGCCGTGGACCATGCCGAAGACCCTGACAAATGCGGGTAAATCCGCAGCGTACTTGAGGACCATGGAAATGATCAGCAAGGCCCATGTAACCATTTCCGCTGCTGCCAGAAAACCGTACAGGCGCTTGGGGGAGAGCTTGGAACGGGTGAGCACGGAAGCGGAACTTGTCTCTGGAGTGGGGCTAACCATAGTGCTGGCATGCCTTTCATAAAGTTGGTGTCAGCACGATGCGCATCTGTGAGGCACAAAATGGCGAGGCTGGGTGCAGCAAAGCGGGCGGGCGGCACCCCTCGGAAGGGAAACCTCACGCTCTCGACGAACAAGATGACGACCGCAAAATGCGGAAGCTAGAACTCATCGTGCATTGCGTTTGTTGTCTTTGTCTTTGACTTCGGGAAGCGATCTGCCCTCGATGTTCTGGGGGCTCTGGAGACCTGCACCAAGATCGTGCGGTCTATTCTCTCCGTTACCGATTCACGACCGGTTCTCACCGAGTCTGGACTGGAGAACTAAGCAGACATTGGTTGAGGGCCGCGGAAGGGGTTACGGCGGTGAAACCGCCGGCAGCATCCGCGGATCGAAGAGTGGTAGCTAGCGCCAGCCGGTGGTCATGAAGAACCCGACCATGGCCAAGCCGAAGCCAATGACGATATTCCAGCCGCCGATTATCGGGATCGGCAGTACCGTCTGGGAGATGTAGTAGACCATGATCCAAATCAAGCCAAGGATCATCAGCCCAAACATGACAGGCTTGTACCACTTGGGCAATGGCTTGTCGTAGGTCTGAGCATCGCTGCCGCCTCGCGGCTTGTTGTTCTTGCGACGAGTCTTGGATTCAGGCACTGCTGCTCCTTGGATGATCATCGGGCATCGACACGAACGAACGTGCACGTGCTCGACCGGTA from Paeniglutamicibacter sp. Y32M11 encodes the following:
- a CDS encoding DUF3817 domain-containing protein, which encodes MVSPTPETSSASVLTRSKLSPKRLYGFLAAAEMVTWALLIISMVLKYAADLPAFVRVFGMVHGVVFISYILVTIFVWANERWSFVQGLLGMGSAVIPFATLPFERSILRRGMLSDSWRLAPGGDDPHGIVEKLQATALRKPLLAALVGIVLVAVVTSVLLVVGPPGGSK
- a CDS encoding cell division protein CrgA; translation: MPESKTRRKNNKPRGGSDAQTYDKPLPKWYKPVMFGLMILGLIWIMVYYISQTVLPIPIIGGWNIVIGFGLAMVGFFMTTGWR